A single genomic interval of Burkholderia cepacia ATCC 25416 harbors:
- the rdgB gene encoding RdgB/HAM1 family non-canonical purine NTP pyrophosphatase — MPDDHTIAPLSRIVLASNNAGKLREFTALFSTVGIEIVPQGDLAVPEAEEPFGTFIENALTKARHASRLTGLPAIADDSGLCVRVLRGAPGVYSARYAQRAGRDKGDAANNAYLVEQLRGVDDRRAYYCCVLALVRHADDPEPLFAEGRWAGEIVDTPRGEHGFGYDPYFYLPSLGATAAELEPAVKNTHSHRALALKALLARLAEEA, encoded by the coding sequence ATGCCGGACGACCACACCATCGCACCGCTGTCGCGCATCGTCCTCGCGTCGAACAACGCCGGCAAGCTGCGCGAATTCACCGCGCTGTTCTCGACGGTCGGCATCGAGATCGTCCCGCAGGGCGACCTCGCGGTGCCCGAGGCGGAGGAGCCGTTCGGCACCTTCATCGAGAACGCGCTGACGAAGGCGCGTCACGCGTCGCGGCTCACCGGGCTGCCGGCGATCGCCGACGATTCGGGCCTGTGCGTGCGCGTGCTGCGCGGCGCGCCGGGCGTCTATTCGGCGCGTTATGCGCAGCGCGCGGGCCGCGACAAGGGCGATGCGGCGAACAACGCGTATCTCGTCGAGCAGCTTCGCGGCGTCGACGACCGGCGCGCATACTACTGCTGCGTGCTCGCGCTCGTGCGCCATGCGGACGACCCCGAGCCGCTGTTCGCCGAAGGACGCTGGGCGGGCGAGATCGTCGACACCCCGCGCGGCGAGCACGGATTCGGCTATGACCCGTATTTCTATCTGCCTTCGCTCGGCGCGACGGCCGCCGAACTCGAACCGGCCGTGAAGAACACGCACAGCCACCGCGCGCTGGCGCTGAAGGCGCTGCTGGCGCGGCTCGCGGAGGAGGCATGA
- the rpoZ gene encoding DNA-directed RNA polymerase subunit omega — protein MARITVEDCLKQIPNRFELALAATYRARQLAQGHTPKIESRDKPTVVALREIAAGQVGVEMLKKVPV, from the coding sequence ATGGCTCGCATTACCGTCGAAGACTGCCTGAAGCAAATCCCGAACCGCTTCGAACTGGCGCTCGCCGCCACCTATCGCGCGCGGCAGCTCGCGCAAGGCCATACGCCGAAGATCGAAAGCCGCGACAAGCCGACCGTCGTCGCGCTGCGCGAAATCGCTGCCGGCCAGGTCGGCGTCGAGATGCTGAAGAAGGTGCCGGTGTAA
- the gmk gene encoding guanylate kinase, protein MTDSHRDVHASHSLHGGVYPGNLFMVVAPSGAGKSTLVNALLSKDNDICLSISYTTRKPRPGEQDGRHYHFTTVEDFRARHAAHEFLESAEVHGNYYGTSRVWIEEQMKNGHDVLLEIDWQGALQVKKQFRNAVGIFILPPSLDALEERLKKRGQDEPNVITRRLLAAGSEIAHASEAEYVVINENFERALAELECIVAATRLRFASQYARHTELFIELGIHLPHAE, encoded by the coding sequence ATGACCGATTCCCATCGCGACGTCCACGCGTCGCATTCGCTGCACGGCGGCGTCTATCCCGGCAACCTGTTCATGGTCGTCGCGCCGTCGGGCGCCGGCAAGTCGACGCTCGTGAATGCGCTGCTGTCGAAGGACAACGACATCTGCCTGTCGATCTCGTACACGACGCGCAAGCCGCGCCCGGGCGAGCAGGACGGCCGGCACTATCACTTCACGACGGTCGAGGATTTCCGCGCGCGTCACGCGGCGCACGAATTCCTCGAGAGCGCGGAAGTGCACGGCAACTACTACGGCACGTCGCGCGTCTGGATCGAAGAGCAGATGAAGAACGGCCACGACGTGCTGCTCGAGATCGACTGGCAGGGCGCGCTGCAGGTGAAGAAGCAGTTCCGCAACGCGGTCGGCATCTTCATCCTGCCGCCGTCGCTCGACGCGCTCGAGGAGCGCCTGAAGAAGCGCGGCCAGGACGAACCGAACGTGATCACGCGCCGCCTGCTCGCCGCCGGCAGCGAGATCGCGCACGCGTCGGAAGCGGAATACGTGGTGATCAACGAGAATTTCGAGCGTGCGCTCGCGGAGCTCGAATGCATCGTCGCCGCCACGCGCCTGCGCTTTGCTTCGCAGTACGCGCGACACACGGAGCTGTTCATCGAGCTCGGCATCCATCTGCCCCACGCGGAATGA
- the hemW gene encoding radical SAM family heme chaperone HemW codes for MSQAAETGARVVATFTSPGQVRLTSLPPLALYVHFPWCVRKCPYCDFNSHEWKGERFPETEYLDALRADLEQALPLVWGRQVHTVFIGGGTPSLLSAAGLDRMLSDVRALLPLDADAEITLEANPGTFEAAKFAQFRASGVNRLSVGIQSFNETHLKALGRIHDTAQARAAVEIAAKNFDNFNLDLMFALPNQTLDECRTDIETALSYAPPHLSLYHLTLEPNTLFAKFPPVVPDDDASADMQEWIHARTAEAGYGRYEVSAYAKPNHQCKHNLNYWRFGDYLGIGAGAHTKLSFPNRILRQARYKHPATFIEQAMAGTAVQEEREVGARDLPFEFMLNTLRLVEGFPVHSFAERTGLPMSTIEPALQEAERRGLIARDFAQIAPTPLGQRFLNDLQELFLRDD; via the coding sequence ATGAGCCAGGCCGCGGAAACCGGCGCACGCGTCGTCGCGACCTTCACGTCGCCCGGCCAGGTACGGCTCACGTCGCTGCCGCCGCTCGCGCTGTACGTGCATTTCCCGTGGTGCGTGCGCAAGTGCCCGTACTGCGATTTCAACTCGCACGAGTGGAAAGGCGAACGGTTTCCGGAAACCGAGTATCTCGACGCGCTGCGCGCCGATCTCGAGCAGGCGCTGCCGCTCGTGTGGGGCCGGCAGGTGCATACGGTGTTCATCGGCGGCGGCACGCCGAGCCTGCTGTCGGCCGCCGGCCTCGACCGGATGCTGTCCGACGTGCGCGCGCTGCTGCCGCTCGACGCCGATGCCGAGATCACGCTCGAGGCGAATCCGGGCACGTTCGAGGCCGCGAAGTTCGCGCAGTTCCGCGCGAGCGGCGTGAACCGCCTGTCGGTCGGCATCCAGAGCTTCAACGAAACGCACCTGAAGGCGCTCGGCCGGATTCACGACACCGCGCAGGCTCGCGCGGCCGTCGAGATCGCCGCGAAGAACTTCGACAACTTCAACCTCGACCTGATGTTCGCGCTGCCGAACCAGACGCTCGACGAATGCCGTACCGACATCGAAACCGCACTGTCGTACGCGCCGCCGCATCTGTCGCTGTATCACCTGACGCTCGAGCCGAATACCCTGTTCGCGAAGTTTCCGCCGGTCGTCCCCGATGACGACGCGTCGGCCGACATGCAGGAATGGATTCACGCACGTACGGCCGAGGCCGGTTACGGGCGCTACGAAGTGTCCGCGTATGCGAAGCCGAATCATCAGTGCAAGCACAACCTGAACTACTGGCGTTTCGGCGACTATCTCGGGATCGGTGCGGGCGCGCACACGAAGCTGTCGTTCCCGAACCGGATCCTGCGGCAGGCACGCTACAAGCATCCTGCGACCTTCATCGAGCAGGCGATGGCCGGCACGGCCGTGCAGGAAGAACGTGAAGTCGGCGCGCGCGACCTGCCGTTCGAGTTCATGCTGAACACGCTGCGGCTCGTCGAGGGCTTCCCCGTGCACAGCTTCGCCGAGCGCACCGGCCTGCCGATGAGCACGATCGAGCCGGCACTGCAGGAAGCGGAACGGCGCGGACTGATCGCACGCGATTTCGCGCAGATCGCGCCGACGCCGCTCGGCCAGCGTTTCCTCAACGACCTGCAGGAATTGTTCCTGCGCGACGATTGA
- the rph gene encoding ribonuclease PH, which yields MTSSVSRPSGRRADELRKVALTRHYTKHAEGSVLVEFGDTKVLCTASVSERVPDFLRDRGQGWLTAEYGMLPRATHTRSDREAARGKQTGRTQEIQRLIGRALRAVFDLEALGPRTIHIDCDVIQADGGTRTASITGAFVAAHDAVSTLIAAGKLTRSPITDHVAAISVGVYEGAPVLDLDYAEDSRCDTDMNVVMTGAGGFVEVQGTAEGVPFSRAEMNALLDLAQGGIAGLVQLQKDVLGA from the coding sequence ATGACGTCCTCCGTTTCCCGCCCGAGCGGCCGCCGCGCCGACGAACTGCGCAAGGTCGCCCTCACGCGCCACTACACGAAACACGCCGAAGGCTCGGTGCTGGTCGAATTCGGCGACACCAAGGTGCTCTGCACCGCGAGCGTCTCCGAACGCGTGCCCGATTTCCTGCGCGACCGCGGGCAAGGCTGGCTGACCGCCGAATACGGCATGCTGCCGCGCGCGACGCACACGCGCAGCGACCGCGAAGCCGCACGCGGCAAGCAGACCGGCCGCACGCAGGAAATTCAGCGCCTGATCGGCCGCGCGCTGCGCGCCGTGTTCGACCTCGAGGCGCTCGGCCCGCGCACGATCCACATCGACTGCGACGTGATCCAGGCCGACGGCGGCACGCGCACGGCGAGCATCACCGGCGCGTTCGTCGCCGCACACGACGCCGTGTCGACGCTGATCGCGGCCGGCAAGCTCACGCGCTCGCCGATCACCGACCACGTCGCCGCGATCTCGGTCGGCGTGTACGAGGGCGCGCCCGTGCTCGACCTCGATTACGCGGAAGATTCGCGCTGCGATACCGACATGAACGTCGTGATGACGGGCGCCGGCGGCTTCGTCGAAGTCCAGGGCACGGCGGAAGGCGTGCCGTTCTCGCGCGCCGAGATGAACGCGCTGCTCGACCTCGCGCAAGGCGGGATCGCCGGGCTCGTGCAGCTTCAGAAAGACGTGCTGGGCGCCTGA
- a CDS encoding RelA/SpoT family protein has translation MSTTPSSASADSTTEATAQSPARQYIDAVLEQSFRHLFGPTATPEQPRKHGVVSIAKLTAVLAEYLAPEEIKEVKAAFHFSDEAHLGQYRQSGEPYITHPVAVAEICAGWKLDAQAVMAALLHDVMEDQGVTKSELAERFGPKVAELVDGLSKLDKMEFRSREEAQAENFRKMLLAMARDVRVILVKLADRLHNMRTLGAVPMEKRRRVARETLDIYAPIAHRLGLNNTYRELQDMSFANFNPHRYATLEKAVKAARGNRREVISKILEAAQRAMADAKIDAEITGREKTIYSVYRKMRDKQLSFSQVLDVYGFRVVVDSPLDCYTCIGALHALYKPVPGKFKDYIAIPKINGYQSLHTTLVGPFGAPIEFQVRTRKMHEIAEAGVAAHWLYKNGSADLSDVQKRAHQWLKSLLDIQSEAGDSSEFLEHVKIDLFPDAVYVFTPKSKIMALPRGATALDFAYSIHSDLGNQCVAVKINNELLPLRTELKSGDIVEVITAPYSKPNPAWLGFVRTGKARSAIRHYLKTMRLNESVQLGERLVDQSLKGYGLALADVEPEVWEKLVQWTGNKSRQEIFADIGLGRRVAAVMAKRIEVLMSGRDADDDLPKSERHPAHHAPPVVITGTEGMSVQLSACCRPIPGDAIMGYIGIGLGMAIHTTDCRVAQRIHRRDPGRWIDVEWAPQPGRLFDVAVKALVKNTKGIFARVAADITSADANIVHIAMDEDLTHESTVLRFVIQVSDRVHLANVMRRVRTNPDVMRIMRERSTDDGAHARHDGGMRIERERQDY, from the coding sequence ATGAGCACCACCCCATCGTCCGCCTCCGCGGATTCGACCACCGAAGCCACGGCCCAGTCGCCTGCGCGCCAGTACATCGACGCGGTCCTCGAACAGTCCTTCCGGCATCTGTTCGGGCCGACCGCCACACCGGAGCAGCCGCGCAAGCACGGCGTCGTTTCGATCGCGAAACTGACGGCCGTGCTGGCCGAGTATCTCGCTCCGGAAGAAATCAAAGAGGTCAAGGCGGCGTTCCACTTCAGCGACGAAGCCCACCTCGGTCAATATCGCCAGAGCGGCGAACCCTACATCACCCATCCCGTCGCCGTCGCGGAAATCTGTGCCGGCTGGAAGCTCGACGCACAGGCCGTCATGGCAGCGCTCCTGCACGACGTGATGGAAGACCAGGGCGTGACCAAGAGCGAACTGGCCGAACGGTTCGGCCCGAAGGTCGCCGAACTGGTCGACGGCCTGTCGAAGCTCGACAAGATGGAGTTCCGCAGCCGCGAGGAAGCGCAGGCGGAAAACTTCCGCAAGATGCTGCTCGCGATGGCACGCGACGTGCGCGTCATTCTCGTCAAGCTCGCCGACCGCCTGCACAACATGCGCACGCTCGGCGCGGTGCCGATGGAAAAGCGCCGCCGCGTCGCGCGCGAGACGCTCGATATCTACGCGCCGATCGCGCACCGCCTCGGGTTGAACAACACGTATCGCGAGCTGCAGGACATGAGCTTCGCGAACTTCAACCCGCATCGCTACGCGACGCTCGAGAAGGCCGTCAAGGCGGCGCGCGGCAACCGCCGCGAAGTGATCAGCAAGATTCTCGAGGCCGCGCAGCGCGCGATGGCCGACGCGAAGATCGACGCCGAGATCACCGGCCGCGAAAAGACCATCTACAGCGTGTACCGCAAGATGCGCGACAAGCAGCTGTCGTTCTCGCAGGTGCTCGACGTGTACGGTTTTCGCGTCGTCGTCGACAGCCCGCTCGACTGCTACACGTGCATCGGCGCGCTGCACGCGCTGTACAAGCCCGTGCCCGGCAAGTTCAAGGACTACATCGCGATCCCGAAGATCAACGGCTATCAGTCGCTGCACACGACGCTCGTCGGTCCGTTCGGCGCACCGATCGAGTTTCAGGTGCGCACGCGCAAGATGCATGAGATTGCCGAAGCGGGCGTCGCCGCGCATTGGCTGTACAAGAACGGCAGCGCCGATCTCAGTGACGTGCAGAAGCGCGCCCACCAGTGGCTGAAGTCGTTGCTCGACATCCAGAGCGAAGCCGGCGATTCGAGCGAATTCCTCGAGCACGTGAAGATCGACCTGTTCCCCGATGCGGTCTACGTGTTCACACCGAAGTCGAAGATCATGGCGCTGCCGCGCGGCGCGACGGCGCTCGATTTCGCGTATTCGATCCACAGCGATCTCGGCAACCAGTGCGTGGCCGTGAAGATCAACAACGAACTGCTGCCGCTGCGCACCGAGCTGAAGAGCGGCGACATCGTCGAGGTGATCACCGCGCCGTATTCGAAGCCGAACCCCGCATGGCTCGGCTTCGTGCGTACCGGCAAGGCGCGTTCGGCGATCCGTCACTACCTGAAGACGATGCGCCTGAACGAGTCGGTGCAGCTTGGCGAGCGGCTGGTCGACCAGAGCCTGAAAGGCTATGGTCTCGCGCTGGCCGATGTCGAGCCGGAGGTGTGGGAGAAGCTCGTGCAGTGGACGGGCAACAAGAGCCGTCAGGAAATCTTCGCGGACATCGGCCTCGGCCGTCGCGTTGCCGCGGTGATGGCCAAGCGCATCGAGGTGCTGATGAGCGGCCGCGACGCGGACGACGATCTGCCGAAGTCCGAGCGGCATCCCGCGCACCATGCGCCTCCGGTCGTGATTACCGGTACCGAAGGGATGTCCGTGCAGTTGTCCGCGTGCTGCCGGCCGATTCCGGGCGACGCGATCATGGGTTACATCGGCATCGGCTTGGGGATGGCGATTCATACGACCGATTGCCGCGTGGCGCAGCGGATTCACCGCCGCGATCCGGGCCGCTGGATCGACGTCGAATGGGCGCCGCAGCCGGGCCGCCTGTTCGATGTCGCGGTGAAGGCGCTCGTGAAGAACACCAAGGGTATCTTTGCGCGCGTGGCGGCGGACATCACGTCGGCCGACGCGAACATCGTGCATATCGCGATGGACGAGGATCTGACGCACGAATCGACGGTACTGCGCTTCGTGATCCAGGTCAGCGACCGCGTGCATCTCGCGAACGTGATGCGGCGCGTGCGGACCAATCCGGACGTGATGCGGATCATGCGCGAGCGTTCGACCGACGACGGCGCGCATGCGCGCCATGACGGCGGCATGCGGATCGAGCGCGAACGGCAGGATTATTGA
- a CDS encoding YicC/YloC family endoribonuclease, which yields MIYSMTGYASATRELATATGNGGTSVSVELRTVNSRFLDLNFRMPDDVRACEPALREMLMNKLSRGKVDIRINLQRGEQSIGAGALNQSALGQLAELERSVLDTFPGVGRLRAGEILRWPGVIAESGVSGEAIRDAVLACGKEAIGELVVVRSREGAQLATMLLSNVTEMEAIVARITPLVPELIAKHQQKIVERLQEALGIAAPEGSATIVTREEAAERIRQEVTMYGIRIDIAEELSRLTAHLNETRHVIEKGGRVGKRLDFMMQELNREANTLGSKAAAKELADASMALKLLIEQMREQVQNLE from the coding sequence ATGATCTACAGCATGACGGGCTACGCGAGCGCGACACGCGAACTCGCGACGGCCACCGGTAACGGCGGCACCAGCGTGTCGGTCGAACTGCGCACCGTGAACTCGCGCTTCCTCGACCTGAATTTCCGGATGCCGGACGACGTGCGCGCGTGCGAACCCGCGCTGCGCGAAATGCTGATGAACAAGCTGTCGCGCGGCAAGGTCGACATCCGCATCAACCTGCAGCGCGGCGAGCAGAGCATCGGCGCCGGCGCGCTGAACCAGTCGGCGCTCGGCCAGCTCGCCGAGCTCGAGCGCTCGGTGCTGGACACGTTCCCGGGCGTCGGCCGCCTGCGCGCGGGCGAGATCCTGCGCTGGCCCGGCGTGATCGCCGAAAGCGGCGTGTCGGGGGAAGCGATCCGCGACGCGGTGCTCGCGTGCGGCAAGGAGGCGATCGGCGAACTCGTCGTCGTGCGTTCGCGCGAAGGCGCGCAACTGGCGACGATGCTGCTGTCGAACGTCACCGAGATGGAAGCGATCGTCGCGCGCATCACGCCGCTCGTGCCGGAGCTGATCGCGAAGCATCAGCAGAAGATCGTCGAACGGTTGCAGGAAGCGCTTGGCATCGCGGCGCCCGAAGGCAGCGCGACGATCGTCACGCGCGAGGAGGCCGCGGAGCGCATTCGTCAGGAAGTGACGATGTACGGGATCCGGATCGACATCGCGGAAGAGCTGTCGCGTCTCACCGCGCACCTGAACGAAACGCGTCATGTGATCGAGAAGGGCGGCCGCGTCGGCAAGCGTCTCGACTTCATGATGCAGGAACTGAATCGAGAAGCAAACACGCTCGGCTCGAAGGCGGCGGCGAAGGAACTGGCCGACGCATCGATGGCGCTCAAGCTGTTGATCGAGCAGATGCGCGAGCAAGTGCAAAACCTGGAGTAA
- the greB gene encoding transcription elongation factor GreB → MNKAFVKESDGDDDDLDQAQPAIPAGAKNYITPAGHKRLRDELLNLIDVERPEVVRLVSWAASNGDRSENGDYIYGKRRLREIDRRIRFLTKRLDLAEVVDASRQENVDQVFFGATVDYETPDGQDHTITIVGIDEVDLDRGCVSWISPVARALIKAKIGDTVMLMTPAGPQPIDVLDVRYPPRDNA, encoded by the coding sequence ATGAACAAGGCGTTTGTCAAAGAGTCGGACGGCGACGACGACGATCTCGACCAGGCCCAGCCCGCGATCCCGGCGGGCGCGAAGAACTACATCACGCCCGCCGGCCACAAGCGGCTGAGGGACGAACTGCTGAACCTGATCGACGTCGAGCGTCCCGAGGTCGTGCGGCTCGTGTCCTGGGCCGCGTCGAACGGCGACCGGTCGGAAAACGGCGACTACATCTACGGCAAGCGACGGCTTCGCGAGATCGATCGCCGCATCCGCTTCCTGACGAAGCGGCTCGATCTTGCCGAAGTCGTCGATGCGAGCCGGCAGGAGAATGTCGACCAGGTGTTTTTCGGTGCAACGGTCGATTACGAGACGCCGGACGGCCAGGATCATACGATCACGATCGTCGGGATCGACGAGGTCGATCTGGATCGCGGCTGCGTCAGCTGGATTTCCCCGGTTGCGCGTGCGCTGATCAAGGCGAAGATCGGCGATACCGTCATGCTGATGACGCCGGCCGGCCCGCAGCCGATCGACGTGCTCGACGTTCGCTACCCGCCGCGGGACAACGCCTGA